The following is a genomic window from Pseudophryne corroboree isolate aPseCor3 chromosome 3, aPseCor3.hap2, whole genome shotgun sequence.
CTTTTAATTTGTGTCTGAATTCTGGTAACAGCGTTTGTCTGGGGGTTTGGGGCAGGGGTGCTGTGTAAGTACATGGGGCCGTGTCCTGAGTAGCAGCTTTAAATAAAATCTACTGAGAAGTGGAATGGCAATGGGTATATGTCCAGCCAGAATACATATGTTtaactggcagacgggatgccggctgtcagtataccaacaatggCATCCTGTCTtttggaatcccagcagcgagtgctcgccacgctttgggcccgaTGGATCCCTTCGCTCACCGCAGGTTCTTTTCCCAGTCATTTGGTGGCGAGGACCCACCTAccgactgggaataacttgtgttaTTCGGGATTCCATCCTTCGGTATTTCACCAATTGTCAGGATTATGGCACAGGtcccctgaacgccgggatcccgacagttggtattttaactgcatccagcCTAATAAGTAAGTATGATAGTTCTAATTTTTCTGAACTTGCAACTATATCCATTCAGTAACACTCGGGCGAGCTGCTCTTCAGGATGGCCAGTCTAGCTCTTCAGTATAAAATGGAACATACAGCGGAAAAGCGCTTGCCATGAAAATGCTCTAAACTACAAGGATAGAAGGCGTGATAAATGTAATATTAACTTAAAAAGTGACTTCTCCCAGTGTATGCTGCAGACACAGCAATATTTGCTTTGAATGGCAGTGTTCCAGATGGTACCATGAAGTGTTAGGACAtcaactttgattttttttttttttccttctgacCATCTCCAAGTGAATCTTGTCCTCCATGTTTTATTGGCTTACCATTGTCTAAATAATCTTGGCCATCACAGGAAACTTAGAATTGCAGAAATAGATACACTTGTAACACTGTGAAGCATCCAGAGAGAATCTTGCAGACCAAAGCTCAAAAAAGCAACTGGAACCTTCCattccaggtatacagatgtgttctcatacaactTGCATTAATGCGCCAtgaagcgggagatgcctggcgtgagtgggcTGACAGATTTTGTGCAACTGCGTTAGTGCGTCTTTTTTGCTGAAATGCGTCTTACTCACATtgcgatgcacaagcagcttatgctgattaaaatgatatgcggcatgcctatattctgtgtgcgtctatggctgtatctgcatacgaaatggtacgttacagtgttctGTAACGTACTAtttcgtatgcagacacagccacggttgcacacagaatataggcatgccgcatataattttaatcggcataaactgcttgtgcatccgatTCACATAGCAATGGAAAGTCGCATGAGAAGATGCTCGGCACTACCAACTTGCGCCACAGCATGGCATGACTAGTAGGACTGTTTAACGTACTATGAGGCTAAATATATGTGGACACGTGTAGACTGTTGTCTCATTAGCGCAAACTAGGAGCAGCAAGCTTTTAAGGTAGCGTCATTACATTAATCATAACTTGGTTTAAAGCACTGTTGTGGCACAAATGTCTGTTATACGTTCAAAAAGTATTTTCTTAAAcggaaaatgtgtatgtagcattttcTGTGTCTGTGTCCtcagatgatggtgatgatgttcaGAAAGCGCTTACATGTCAAAAAGCTGAACATACATTTCCTGGAGTGCCCTGTGGGATCATGGACCAGTTTATTTCAGTGATGGGAAAAGAGGGACATGCTCTCCTCATTGACTGCAGGTCAGTATGAGGGGGACGTTCATACCCTCAGCAGGCCAAACACACAGAAGTCAGGAAGGAAatgttaagattttttttttttcccctaacaGGTCCCTGGAGGTCACCCCTCTTCCCCTTACTGATCCTAATCTGTGTGTGCTAATCACTAACTCTAATGTGCGTCATGAGCTAACAGGCAGCGAGTACCCAACTCGCAGGAGACAGTGTGAAGAGGCTGCGAGGGCCCTTGGAAAGGAGACTTTGAGAGATGCCAGCATGGAAGACTTGGAGGGTAAATGGATTTTGTTAAATTCTAGCAAAGAAAAACATCTGTTAATCAATTCAACAGCAGTCATCTGATTCTTCCTGTTACACAGCTATGTATATGACCTGCCACTTATTTCTCATTACAGCCAAAAAGGAAAATTTGAGTGAGGTGTGTTGTAGACGAGCACGCCATGTCATTACTGAAATCGAGCGCACGTCTAAAGCAGCACAAGTGTTGGAGAGGGGCGATTACCGATTGTTTGGTACATTAATGGTGGAGAGTCACAACTCATTAAGGTAACATGCAAAAAAATTAGCTCCAGGAGGCCTGCAGGGACTGGGCTATTAAATATTGTGGGGGACCACCAAAACATCCCTTTACCAACCTTTGTGGATGTGATCATCCCAGTTACTCCTGTGACTTTTCTCTTTAGGGACGATTATGAGGTTAGCTGTCCAGAACTGGATGAACTGGTGTCACTAGCGATAGAAGTTCCTGGTGTGTATGGCAGCAGAATGACTGGTGGGGGTTTTGGAGGCTGCACAGTAACTTTGCTGGAGACTTCAGTTGCAGAGAGAACCAAACAGCAAATTCAGGTAACTGACAATAGTCTTCGGTAAATTCAGAGATCTATATCCTTTTACACAGAATATGATTTAGGACTAGATAAAAAAATAGGCACACGTCTATCAGTTCAGTTTGTCTAGTTTATCAGTCCATTGCATGTTTACGatcttaaggggcctacacacggtgcaatattttttttttatatggactaTATTATATAGTCCATATTTGAAGAAACTCCTTGTGGTGCCGATGTGCGGTCCTGCGGGGTTGGCATCACAAGGAAAAACTGAcactgcaggcagcccaacattgactatatcagtgGTGTCTGGCTCCGGCCACATGGAATAGTCAATGTCAGGCATTTCCTGCATTGCGCCGTGTGTACCCGGCGTAAGTCAGTACAAAACACTTTATAAGGCAGCTGTATGAAAATGCATTTATTATCACAAAAGTTAAACCAGCTTTAAAGATGGAAATATTTTGTAAACAAAGCATAAAGCAGAAACATTTCGGACAACACACAAGTGGTACTGAACATGGGGGAGTACTTTCTCCCTGCAGTGTTATGCAATTGAATGGAAAGTGCATAAACTAGTGTCATTTGATTTAAGAATTATGGGTTTTCTCTGACGGTGTTCCAATGCACATACTTCATCAGGTTTTTCTTTGTCTATTAGAAGGCACTTTGTTTTATTTTACATGATCTGCTACCATACACGACTACGTTTAGAAAGAAGCACGCACTGTAGTGTTAATGGCAAGTCGTGTATAAGGATTACTATGCACATATATTGCTGCAAATCTGAGTCTTTTAGGACAAAGACATCCCATAGCTATAACATGAACATTAAGCCTTTACTGCGGGACTGGGGAGACACTGTTGCATGTGAGCGTAATGTACATAttacatgtatataaaaaaaaaattctctactGCAGGAAAAATTCAGAGGATCGCCAACATTTTACATCACCAAACCATCTGCTGGATCTGGGACATTACCACATTAACTCTGGATAGTACATATGACTTTCCAGCTGTGAAATAAAGCACTTTGGTTTATACCTTCACCGTTCAGTTGTCGCTTGTAAATAAATGACTGTAGCTTTTATCTTTAAAAAGTTATAAAGTACTTGTAGATAAAGTAATTAATTTCCACTTTAACGGCTACTGCTTGGAATAGGACTTATTTCTTCTTCTTTTGCTATCTTGCTCTCGTAATCATCTATAGCAATACCATATACCTGTCACCAATACAAATTCCATATAACCTAACACAATTCAGTAAGTTCCCTCTTTAACATGTACCTTAAATGTACATAAATTCTCCCTTTCTCACATATATCATTTAAAAAAAGTTATTTACACAGCGTGAAAAAAATACTTAAATAAAGTTTCTATCCCTCAAAATCAGATGGTTATTTAGCACGCAATAAAAAGCGCAGCAAATGTCTTTTTAGATGCATGAAGTGAGGAAATTCAGCTTTTGATCCCTCCGGTACCTTGTATAGCACCTGCGTCAAAATGTTCCAGTCATATCCCTATCCCCTGCATTGCTTGGTCCTCTATCATTTTTGTTTACAAGGTGATCTTCGCATGCCACATATAGGATAACACGAGCAGAAGCACAACAGCATAAAGCAGTAAGTAGGAAGGAGTGGCAAAGTGTCACGCACAGGTGACACACAAGCACGACTGATAACCATTGTCCAGTGTAGCCATGTGCCACATCTCTTAGGCCTCGTAGAATTGGCGCTCTACCTGCCGGCTGAGGGATCCACCTGACATCATTGTTCGTGTGACGTATTCTTTGGTGACTTGCTGAGTGACTGTACCAGAGCTCTCCATGCGGTGAGTGCTGACAGTCATGCCATCTGTAAGTATAAATATAATAAGTCAGAAAATACGCCGATAAGCGCTGATGGACGGGCCATAGTGAGTTACACAAAATTTATAAACCTAGACCAAGTACCAAATTAAAAAGGGAAGAAAAACATACATATGTTGCAAAGaatttgggtgtggatcataggggagACAGTGACTACGTCGAAACCTGAAATAGGTTAacattgtcattaggtcgacatggaaaaaggtcaaactgagtttttttttatatattttttgggtgtcgttttcttcgtaaagtggccctcattcagagttgatcgctcgctagctacttctagcagccgtgcaatcgcatagtcgccgcccacgggggagtgtattttcgcctcgcaagagtgcgaacgcctgtgcagccgagcggtacaaaaacattttgtgcaaaacaagagttatttattctgtgcgatgatatctgcgacgaaggtcccagaattgacgtcagacacccgccctgcaaacgcctggacacgcctgcgtttttccaaacactcccagaaaatggtcagttgacacccataaactcccacttcctgtcaatctccttgctatcgtctgtgcgaatggaatcgtcgctagaagcagtgcaagacaacgatgctctttgtacctgtatgccatccgtagttttgccattttttattaaatgatcgctacgcagcaaacaacggcagctagtgatcaactcgaaatgagggcctgtgaccgggaaccccaattggtgcaccatgtcccctcgcatgcttcgggcaaggtgcctgattctgctaccgctgcgcttggcacaggttaccgttccaaatcgtagtccaggtggatcgtaaagtatgaaaaagtaaattcAAAAAAGTaataaacaaactccacacagagccatggtgggaatcgaacccatgacctcagcgctgtgaggaagtaatgctaaccattacaccatccgtactgccgtacCGAGTATTGTGAGGGAACTACAAAAAGGCCAGCTATCACTTTGTTCAGTGACTGAGACTGGAGCGAATGTTTACCAggcggtgattcagacctgatcgctgctgtgcgttctcACACAGGGGGCGGTCAGGTagtaactgcgtatgcaccgcaatgcgcacgcgtgtcagacggcaacaaagggcatcgccggtcagcgacaggatggtgtgaaaaatcagaTTGCACGggagttcacaaggtgattgacaggaggaagccgtttgt
Proteins encoded in this region:
- the GALK1 gene encoding galactokinase isoform X1, translated to MPPRQSTHLGERLACAALPSIQTRILHSRYHAALTPHQNRPAQESWPGDLLPCPALPLITVVVGTQRDDGKICIVTTAEGADQPHRVEFEAPNADRPLTPGTPKWANYVKGVIQHYRAGPVPGFNAVIATSVPLGGGLSSSASLEVAVYTFLQQLCQDDGDDVQKALTCQKAEHTFPGVPCGIMDQFISVMGKEGHALLIDCRSLEVTPLPLTDPNLCVLITNSNVRHELTGSEYPTRRRQCEEAARALGKETLRDASMEDLEAKKENLSEVCCRRARHVITEIERTSKAAQVLERGDYRLFGTLMVESHNSLRDDYEVSCPELDELVSLAIEVPGVYGSRMTGGGFGGCTVTLLETSVAERTKQQIQEKFRGSPTFYITKPSAGSGTLPH
- the GALK1 gene encoding galactokinase isoform X2, producing the protein MAAPEEKARRLFAETFGGAAPDIAVFAPGRVNLIGEHTDYNGGFVLPMALPLITVVVGTQRDDGKICIVTTAEGADQPHRVEFEAPNADRPLTPGTPKWANYVKGVIQHYRAGPVPGFNAVIATSVPLGGGLSSSASLEVAVYTFLQQLCQDDGDDVQKALTCQKAEHTFPGVPCGIMDQFISVMGKEGHALLIDCRSLEVTPLPLTDPNLCVLITNSNVRHELTGSEYPTRRRQCEEAARALGKETLRDASMEDLEAKKENLSEVCCRRARHVITEIERTSKAAQVLERGDYRLFGTLMVESHNSLRDDYEVSCPELDELVSLAIEVPGVYGSRMTGGGFGGCTVTLLETSVAERTKQQIQEKFRGSPTFYITKPSAGSGTLPH